Proteins from a single region of Enoplosus armatus isolate fEnoArm2 chromosome 6, fEnoArm2.hap1, whole genome shotgun sequence:
- the caprin1b gene encoding caprin-1b isoform X3, whose amino-acid sequence MPSVMNANGTMQSVSPDVGSAPGSMGNFALGGQSEVLKQVLCVIDKKARNMEKKKSKLDDYQVKKNSGERLNQDQLEALAKYQEIMNNLEFARELQKTFITLGQDIQKVVKKSARREQLQREEAEQRRLKTVLELQFLLDRLGDDTVRQDMKQGVAGSPLLTDTDLTAFDEFYKLVGPDRDQNVRLADQYEEASVHLWDLLEGKDKAVVGTTYKALKETLDQVLLSGYFDRVPSHQNGVCEEEEEEEPASAAAAATAAATAAATAAATAAAATAAAAATAAAATAVAESSEAEEQTVDPETEIIEEFTEPIAVETTEFVNRQFIPDGTYSGSEKEQGDEWTTETEAVSAMQQPVQPAASPVAMETHPLNLASPVPLTDPLVRKQVVQDLMAQMQGTYNFMQDSMLEFDGQPIDPAIVSAQPMKPTQNMDLPQMVCPPVHPESRLSQPNSVPAQPEPTQVPIVSPTPPPMYQTSHTPDPRPSTESIDPIQTSMSLSSEQPPPSTALPPASQTQVFQPVSKAPHSSGINVNAAPFQSMQTVFNLNAPVPPANETEALNQASQYQNSYNQAFGSQSQHPVEQTEMQSEQLQSVVGAFHSQDQSGGHQQPSQQGPGFGRQGQSFYNSRGMSRGGPRNARGMINGYRGSSNGFRGGYDGYRPPFANTPNSGYGPTQFNTPRDYSNGNYQRNYKRGAGQGPRGVSRGSTQAIRS is encoded by the exons ATGCCCTCAGTGATGAATGCAAATGGGACAATGCAGTCTGTCAGCCCAGATGTGGGATCCGCTCCAGGGTCAATGGGCAATTTTGCACTCGGTGGACAGTCCGAAGTCTTGAAGCAAGTGCTGTGTGTCATCGATAAGAAGGCCCGCAACATGGAGAAGAAAAAG AGCAAACTGGATGATTATCAAGTCAAGAAGAATAGCGGGGAGCGTCTCAATCAGGACCAGCTG GAGGCCCTCGCCAAATACCAGGAAATCATGAATAACCTGGAATTTGCCCGAGAGTTGCAGAAGACGTTCATCACACTGGGACAAGAT ATCCAGAAGGTGGTGAAGAAGTCTGCACGGCGGGAGCAGCTGCAGCgggaggaggcagagcagaggaggctgaAGACAGTTTTGGAGCTGCAGTTCCTCCTGGACCGGCTGGGAGACGACACCGTGCGGCAGGACATGAAGCAGGGAGTCGCCGGCTCACCGCTGCTGACAGATACAGACCTCACAGCTTTTGATGAGTTCTACAAGTTAGTGGGGCCGGACCGTGACCAAAACGTCAG GTTGGCTGACCAGTATGAAGAAGCATCTGTGCACCTCTGGGACCTGCTGGAAGGGAAGGACAAGGCTGTGGTTGGAACAACAT ACAAGGCACTGAAAGAGACTTTGGACCAGGTTCTGCTGAGCGGGTACTTTGACCGGGTTCCATCTCACCAAAACGGggtgtgtgaggaggaagaggaggaagagccagcctcagcagcagcagcagcaacagcagcagcaacagcagcagcaacagcagcagcaacagcagcagcagcaacagcagcagcggcagcaacaGCAGCGGCAGCAACAGCAGTAGCTGAATCGTCAGAAGCAGAAGAGCAGACTGTTGATCCAG aaactgaaataattGAAGAGTTCACAGAGCCCATTGCGGTGGAAACAACAGAG tttGTAAACAGACAGTTCATTCCAGACGGCACATACAGCGGCAGTGAGAAGGAGCAGGGGGATGAGTGGACCACGGAAACAGAG GCAGTCAGTGCCATGCAGCAGCCTGTGCAGCCTGCGGCTTCccctgttgccatggagacacaCCCCTTGAACTTGGCGTCTCCTGTGCCGCTCACTGACCCCTTGGTCAGGAAGCAGGTGGTGCAAGACTTAATGGCACAGATGCAGGGAACGTACAACTTCATGCAG GACTCCATGCTGGAGTTTGACGGACAGCCCATTGACCCGGCCATTGTCTCAGCGCAGCCTATGAAACCCACTCAGAACATGGACTTACCACAGATGGTGTGTCCTCCAG TTCACCCAGAGTCCCGACTATCGCAACCCAACTCTGTTCCTGCCCAACCTGAGCCCACACAA GTTCCTATCGTCTCCCCAACTCCGCCCCCCATGTATCAGACCTCACACACGCCAGATCCTCGACCCTCAACAGAATCCATCGACCCCATCCAG ACCTCCATGTCCTTGTCGTCAGAGCAGCCTCCACCCTCTACAGCTCTCCCACCTGCCTCTCAAACGCAGGTTTTCCAGCCTGTTTCCAAAGCTCCTCACAGCAGTGGCATCAACGTCAACGCAGCACCATTCCAGTCAATGCAGACA GTGTTCAACCTCAATGCCCCAGTCCCGCCAGCTAATGAGACGGAGGCTTTGAACCAGGCCAGCCAATACCAGAACAGCTACAACCAAGCCTTCGGCAGCCAGTCGCAGCATCCTGTGGAGCAGACAGAGATGCAGTCGGAACAACTGCAGTCTG tagttGGTGCCTTCCACTCCCAAGACCAGTCAGGGGGCCATCAGCAGCCTTCCCAGCAGGGCCCTGGCTTCGGCAGGCAGGGTCAGTCCTTCTACAACAGTAGAGGCATGTCTCGCGGCGGACCTCGCAATGCCCGGGGCATGATCAATGGCTACAGAGGCTCATCGAATGGATTCAGAG GTGGCTACGATGGTTATCGTCCTCCTTTCGCCAACACTCCAAACTCTGGTTATGGACCGACTCAGTTCAACACACCTCGGGATTACTCGAATGGGAATTATCAGAGG AACTACAAGCGCGGAGCTGGTCAGGGACCCAGAGGAGTGTCAAGAGGCAGCACTCAGGCAATACGATCCTGA
- the caprin1b gene encoding caprin-1b isoform X1: MPSVMNANGTMQSVSPDVGSAPGSMGNFALGGQSEVLKQVLCVIDKKARNMEKKKSKLDDYQVKKNSGERLNQDQLEALAKYQEIMNNLEFARELQKTFITLGQDIQKVVKKSARREQLQREEAEQRRLKTVLELQFLLDRLGDDTVRQDMKQGVAGSPLLTDTDLTAFDEFYKLVGPDRDQNVRLADQYEEASVHLWDLLEGKDKAVVGTTYKALKETLDQVLLSGYFDRVPSHQNGVCEEEEEEEPASAAAAATAAATAAATAAATAAAATAAAAATAAAATAVAESSEAEEQTVDPETEIIEEFTEPIAVETTEFVNRQFIPDGTYSGSEKEQGDEWTTETEAVSAMQQPVQPAASPVAMETHPLNLASPVPLTDPLVRKQVVQDLMAQMQGTYNFMQDSMLEFDGQPIDPAIVSAQPMKPTQNMDLPQMVCPPVHPESRLSQPNSVPAQPEPTQVPIVSPTPPPMYQTSHTPDPRPSTESIDPIQTSMSLSSEQPPPSTALPPASQTQVFQPVSKAPHSSGINVNAAPFQSMQTVFNLNAPVPPANETEALNQASQYQNSYNQAFGSQSQHPVEQTEMQSEQLQSVVGAFHSQDQSGGHQQPSQQGPGFGRQGQSFYNSRGMSRGGPRNARGMINGYRGSSNGFRGGYDGYRPPFANTPNSGYGPTQFNTPRDYSNGNYQRDGYQQNYKRGAGQGPRGVSRGSTQAIRS, encoded by the exons ATGCCCTCAGTGATGAATGCAAATGGGACAATGCAGTCTGTCAGCCCAGATGTGGGATCCGCTCCAGGGTCAATGGGCAATTTTGCACTCGGTGGACAGTCCGAAGTCTTGAAGCAAGTGCTGTGTGTCATCGATAAGAAGGCCCGCAACATGGAGAAGAAAAAG AGCAAACTGGATGATTATCAAGTCAAGAAGAATAGCGGGGAGCGTCTCAATCAGGACCAGCTG GAGGCCCTCGCCAAATACCAGGAAATCATGAATAACCTGGAATTTGCCCGAGAGTTGCAGAAGACGTTCATCACACTGGGACAAGAT ATCCAGAAGGTGGTGAAGAAGTCTGCACGGCGGGAGCAGCTGCAGCgggaggaggcagagcagaggaggctgaAGACAGTTTTGGAGCTGCAGTTCCTCCTGGACCGGCTGGGAGACGACACCGTGCGGCAGGACATGAAGCAGGGAGTCGCCGGCTCACCGCTGCTGACAGATACAGACCTCACAGCTTTTGATGAGTTCTACAAGTTAGTGGGGCCGGACCGTGACCAAAACGTCAG GTTGGCTGACCAGTATGAAGAAGCATCTGTGCACCTCTGGGACCTGCTGGAAGGGAAGGACAAGGCTGTGGTTGGAACAACAT ACAAGGCACTGAAAGAGACTTTGGACCAGGTTCTGCTGAGCGGGTACTTTGACCGGGTTCCATCTCACCAAAACGGggtgtgtgaggaggaagaggaggaagagccagcctcagcagcagcagcagcaacagcagcagcaacagcagcagcaacagcagcagcaacagcagcagcagcaacagcagcagcggcagcaacaGCAGCGGCAGCAACAGCAGTAGCTGAATCGTCAGAAGCAGAAGAGCAGACTGTTGATCCAG aaactgaaataattGAAGAGTTCACAGAGCCCATTGCGGTGGAAACAACAGAG tttGTAAACAGACAGTTCATTCCAGACGGCACATACAGCGGCAGTGAGAAGGAGCAGGGGGATGAGTGGACCACGGAAACAGAG GCAGTCAGTGCCATGCAGCAGCCTGTGCAGCCTGCGGCTTCccctgttgccatggagacacaCCCCTTGAACTTGGCGTCTCCTGTGCCGCTCACTGACCCCTTGGTCAGGAAGCAGGTGGTGCAAGACTTAATGGCACAGATGCAGGGAACGTACAACTTCATGCAG GACTCCATGCTGGAGTTTGACGGACAGCCCATTGACCCGGCCATTGTCTCAGCGCAGCCTATGAAACCCACTCAGAACATGGACTTACCACAGATGGTGTGTCCTCCAG TTCACCCAGAGTCCCGACTATCGCAACCCAACTCTGTTCCTGCCCAACCTGAGCCCACACAA GTTCCTATCGTCTCCCCAACTCCGCCCCCCATGTATCAGACCTCACACACGCCAGATCCTCGACCCTCAACAGAATCCATCGACCCCATCCAG ACCTCCATGTCCTTGTCGTCAGAGCAGCCTCCACCCTCTACAGCTCTCCCACCTGCCTCTCAAACGCAGGTTTTCCAGCCTGTTTCCAAAGCTCCTCACAGCAGTGGCATCAACGTCAACGCAGCACCATTCCAGTCAATGCAGACA GTGTTCAACCTCAATGCCCCAGTCCCGCCAGCTAATGAGACGGAGGCTTTGAACCAGGCCAGCCAATACCAGAACAGCTACAACCAAGCCTTCGGCAGCCAGTCGCAGCATCCTGTGGAGCAGACAGAGATGCAGTCGGAACAACTGCAGTCTG tagttGGTGCCTTCCACTCCCAAGACCAGTCAGGGGGCCATCAGCAGCCTTCCCAGCAGGGCCCTGGCTTCGGCAGGCAGGGTCAGTCCTTCTACAACAGTAGAGGCATGTCTCGCGGCGGACCTCGCAATGCCCGGGGCATGATCAATGGCTACAGAGGCTCATCGAATGGATTCAGAG GTGGCTACGATGGTTATCGTCCTCCTTTCGCCAACACTCCAAACTCTGGTTATGGACCGACTCAGTTCAACACACCTCGGGATTACTCGAATGGGAATTATCAGAGG GACGGTTACCAACAGAACTACAAGCGCGGAGCTGGTCAGGGACCCAGAGGAGTGTCAAGAGGCAGCACTCAGGCAATACGATCCTGA
- the caprin1b gene encoding caprin-1b isoform X2: MPSVMNANGTMQSVSPDVGSAPGSMGNFALGGQSEVLKQVLCVIDKKARNMEKKKSKLDDYQVKKNSGERLNQDQLEALAKYQEIMNNLEFARELQKTFITLGQDIQKVVKKSARREQLQREEAEQRRLKTVLELQFLLDRLGDDTVRQDMKQGVAGSPLLTDTDLTAFDEFYKLVGPDRDQNVRLADQYEEASVHLWDLLEGKDKAVVGTTYKALKETLDQVLLSGYFDRVPSHQNGVCEEEEEEEPASAAAAATAAATAAATAAATAAAATAAAAATAAAATAVAESSEAEEQTVDPETEIIEEFTEPIAVETTEFVNRQFIPDGTYSGSEKEQGDEWTTETEAVSAMQQPVQPAASPVAMETHPLNLASPVPLTDPLVRKQVVQDLMAQMQGTYNFMQDSMLEFDGQPIDPAIVSAQPMKPTQNMDLPQMVCPPVHPESRLSQPNSVPAQPEPTQVPIVSPTPPPMYQTSHTPDPRPSTESIDPIQTSMSLSSEQPPPSTALPPASQTQVFQPVSKAPHSSGINVNAAPFQSMQTVFNLNAPVPPANETEALNQASQYQNSYNQAFGSQSQHPVEQTEMQSEQLQSVGAFHSQDQSGGHQQPSQQGPGFGRQGQSFYNSRGMSRGGPRNARGMINGYRGSSNGFRGGYDGYRPPFANTPNSGYGPTQFNTPRDYSNGNYQRDGYQQNYKRGAGQGPRGVSRGSTQAIRS; the protein is encoded by the exons ATGCCCTCAGTGATGAATGCAAATGGGACAATGCAGTCTGTCAGCCCAGATGTGGGATCCGCTCCAGGGTCAATGGGCAATTTTGCACTCGGTGGACAGTCCGAAGTCTTGAAGCAAGTGCTGTGTGTCATCGATAAGAAGGCCCGCAACATGGAGAAGAAAAAG AGCAAACTGGATGATTATCAAGTCAAGAAGAATAGCGGGGAGCGTCTCAATCAGGACCAGCTG GAGGCCCTCGCCAAATACCAGGAAATCATGAATAACCTGGAATTTGCCCGAGAGTTGCAGAAGACGTTCATCACACTGGGACAAGAT ATCCAGAAGGTGGTGAAGAAGTCTGCACGGCGGGAGCAGCTGCAGCgggaggaggcagagcagaggaggctgaAGACAGTTTTGGAGCTGCAGTTCCTCCTGGACCGGCTGGGAGACGACACCGTGCGGCAGGACATGAAGCAGGGAGTCGCCGGCTCACCGCTGCTGACAGATACAGACCTCACAGCTTTTGATGAGTTCTACAAGTTAGTGGGGCCGGACCGTGACCAAAACGTCAG GTTGGCTGACCAGTATGAAGAAGCATCTGTGCACCTCTGGGACCTGCTGGAAGGGAAGGACAAGGCTGTGGTTGGAACAACAT ACAAGGCACTGAAAGAGACTTTGGACCAGGTTCTGCTGAGCGGGTACTTTGACCGGGTTCCATCTCACCAAAACGGggtgtgtgaggaggaagaggaggaagagccagcctcagcagcagcagcagcaacagcagcagcaacagcagcagcaacagcagcagcaacagcagcagcagcaacagcagcagcggcagcaacaGCAGCGGCAGCAACAGCAGTAGCTGAATCGTCAGAAGCAGAAGAGCAGACTGTTGATCCAG aaactgaaataattGAAGAGTTCACAGAGCCCATTGCGGTGGAAACAACAGAG tttGTAAACAGACAGTTCATTCCAGACGGCACATACAGCGGCAGTGAGAAGGAGCAGGGGGATGAGTGGACCACGGAAACAGAG GCAGTCAGTGCCATGCAGCAGCCTGTGCAGCCTGCGGCTTCccctgttgccatggagacacaCCCCTTGAACTTGGCGTCTCCTGTGCCGCTCACTGACCCCTTGGTCAGGAAGCAGGTGGTGCAAGACTTAATGGCACAGATGCAGGGAACGTACAACTTCATGCAG GACTCCATGCTGGAGTTTGACGGACAGCCCATTGACCCGGCCATTGTCTCAGCGCAGCCTATGAAACCCACTCAGAACATGGACTTACCACAGATGGTGTGTCCTCCAG TTCACCCAGAGTCCCGACTATCGCAACCCAACTCTGTTCCTGCCCAACCTGAGCCCACACAA GTTCCTATCGTCTCCCCAACTCCGCCCCCCATGTATCAGACCTCACACACGCCAGATCCTCGACCCTCAACAGAATCCATCGACCCCATCCAG ACCTCCATGTCCTTGTCGTCAGAGCAGCCTCCACCCTCTACAGCTCTCCCACCTGCCTCTCAAACGCAGGTTTTCCAGCCTGTTTCCAAAGCTCCTCACAGCAGTGGCATCAACGTCAACGCAGCACCATTCCAGTCAATGCAGACA GTGTTCAACCTCAATGCCCCAGTCCCGCCAGCTAATGAGACGGAGGCTTTGAACCAGGCCAGCCAATACCAGAACAGCTACAACCAAGCCTTCGGCAGCCAGTCGCAGCATCCTGTGGAGCAGACAGAGATGCAGTCGGAACAACTGCAGTCTG ttGGTGCCTTCCACTCCCAAGACCAGTCAGGGGGCCATCAGCAGCCTTCCCAGCAGGGCCCTGGCTTCGGCAGGCAGGGTCAGTCCTTCTACAACAGTAGAGGCATGTCTCGCGGCGGACCTCGCAATGCCCGGGGCATGATCAATGGCTACAGAGGCTCATCGAATGGATTCAGAG GTGGCTACGATGGTTATCGTCCTCCTTTCGCCAACACTCCAAACTCTGGTTATGGACCGACTCAGTTCAACACACCTCGGGATTACTCGAATGGGAATTATCAGAGG GACGGTTACCAACAGAACTACAAGCGCGGAGCTGGTCAGGGACCCAGAGGAGTGTCAAGAGGCAGCACTCAGGCAATACGATCCTGA
- the lmo2 gene encoding rhombotin-2, with amino-acid sequence MTSTVERKTLEANEEPVDEVLQMPPSLLTCGGCQQSIGDRFFLKAIEQYWHEDCLSCDLCGCRLGEVGRRLYYKLGRKLCRRDYLRLFGQDGLCASCEKRIRAFEMTMRVRDKVYHLECFKCAACQKHFCVGDRYLLINSDIVCEQDIFEWTKLNNNNMV; translated from the exons ATGACATCCACCGTAGAGAGGAAGACGCTGGAGGCCAATGA GGAGCCGGTGGACGAGGTCCTCCAGATGCCGCCGTCTCTGCTGACATGTGGTGGGTGTCAGCAGAGCATCGGCGACAGATTCTTCCTAAAGGCCATCGAGCAGTACTGGCACGAGGACTGCCTGAGCTGCGACCTGTGTGGCTGTCGACTCGGGGAGGTGGGCCGCCGGCTCTACTACAAGCTGGGAAGGAAATTATGTCGGAGAGACTACCTCAG GCTTTTCGGTCAGGACGGTCTCTGTGCTTCCTGTGAGAAGAGGATTCGAGCATTTGAGATGACGATGCGTGTGCGGGACAAGGTTTACCATCTGGAGTGCTTCAAGTGTGCTGCCTGCCAGAAGCACTTCTGCGTGGGTGACCGCTACCTGCTCATCAACTCAGACATTGTGTGCGAGCAGGACATCTTTGAGTGGAccaaactcaacaacaacaacatggttTAG